TTTTAGTGTAGTATTGACAATCCCAACAAGGTACTTCAGCCACAAACGCAACTATTGCAAGATGGATTCCTGCTACCATCTGGTTTTTCAATTCAAAGGCTGGCAAACTTCTTAGTCAAAGCAAGAGTGCACTCAACAAGGGCAGTGTCCACTTTGGCTGCCCAGTTGCAGGCATTCCATTGGTAAAGATATGCTGTGCTGCTACGTGGAAAAGCACCCACACATTCatgcagcactactgcctggaaccTGCGCACCACAGTCATGCAGCTGTAGGACAGGGGTTTTTACATCATAtattccaataaggtgagcctctgttcaaagaggtgttttttgtattTATGTATAGAGCCATATAACGTTTTACACTGCATGACTGTCATCATGTATGGCGCAATTACacttgatatatataaatatattacattGTTACCAACCATCCTCAAAGGGTACTTAAGATTAGCAGTAAGGCAGCAGTTGGACAGGTTTTACTACACCACTTATTTTAATAAGGGGAGACCCTTTTGGCTCTGCGTGTTTATGTATTCATGCACATTATAATATatgatgtgtatatatgtgtttatatatcaatttaatatattgcatattaatgttatgtatatattttctacccACCTTCTGCTATTTTTGCAAGTACTATAATGATATACACATACagaactgcttgctattctgattcaagcatatgaaagttccaatactggataagaaaatatgttacttacctgtaactgcagttctccagtatcagtatctttcatagattcaagtGCAACCCACCTTCCTCCCCCGAGAGGCTCCCCCTATAGCTTGAGTTATGTTATTACCACTTGTGCTAAAACAATCTGTGGGAtgcagcctctcttgggagtattcTACAGTGTGCTGTTGCCTGATAGGATCAAACTTGAACtatgaccatttttttttttaatgaccgaTAAGCTATTGAAGTGACTGTTCATTGCCATAAGCCTATGGTAATGATACATACTGCTTTATTATGGCACATTGAGACTCTCACTTCGAGGATGGGAAATGgttcaagaatgtgaatctatgaaagataccaatactggagtacTGCAGTTGCAGATAAGCAACTCATTTTCTTCCTCCTGGCTCAAAACCTCTCATGCAAGCAAGCATTTCaaatgtgcttttttaaaatatttggccACTTTTCAGTTTCAACCTGCAACACTGCCTCACCCCCAATTTATGACAAATTGCCTCCAGAAAAACCCTCAGACATTTGTTCTGCCTGCCCCTTCTGTCTCtcgccttcaccccccccccctatttGTCTCCTTTACCACAAGTGAAATGGAGCCCCTGATAGTAAGCATGTTTAACACATCTAAATCAAAGTGTCACACAGATTATTACGCAAGGATCCACTTAGGTAAACTGTTTTGACCTTTAACTGGAGAAAGACCGTTGGCAATCAATGGTGAATAGGGGGATAAGGCCTCTGTCCCATGACTACAAATTTGCTGCCACCATTGACAATCACCAAATAGACGTGTTAGGGGGAACCTCACTAATGAGAGTAAAATTCCAGTGATCCACACTCTTCAGAGCTCAGCTCAGATGACAAGCGGAAAAGTAAACTGATTAGGCACTGCAGTGGACATGCATGATTATCAAATTCAAAGGAGGAAAGGGAGTGCTTATCAACACAGCAGAAGGCATGGTCCCGCAGCTTTAGTGACTCATGAAGAAGACTTCACCCATCCAGGTAGTCATTCCACTTATTGCATTAAAACCCACATCATATTTTACCACCCTGGTCTTTGCACAGCATTCACAATACCAAACCAAAATACATTACTTCGCTGTTGCCACATGTGAAATGTATGTCTTTGAAACTTGCCACCCGCGACTAAAAAATGAAGACAGCTGCTTCCTCCAGTTACTTTTCAGCGTTATGCTTAGCAACCTACAGGTCACATTGGTTTGGCGCCTTTACCTTTAGATCTTTAACCCTGAAAAACTGTCTGTCTTTCAAATGGCATTTTACAACCATAGTTTTCCAAACCAAGCACCCTCATAGTTAGGCTGTGCCACGAAACCGTTCAATCAGTAAAATAAGCTTTTAAGGGTTTTCTTTCAAGTTCGAGCACATTTTAACCACGGACTCTTTTTCATTCCGTTCAGTTCCCATTTACTAAGCACAAGTCTCAACAAAGCCCACGTCTACTACTCATCACATCTGTTATCAAACTGAAACCAGTCTCAGTGGACTCAGTCAAGTGTGGATACTTGAAGGTGAGTATATACAGCTTACTGAGCATaggcaaaaaaacatttaaaagccaATCAAACTGTTGTGGGTAAACTATAGTCTCATAACTCATGCAGTTGTTACTCTGAGGAATCTCTGGCTCTAGGTGGCTTTGCATGACGCCTCATGGTGTTTTGGGGAGTTCAGTTATTCCTGTTGTACACTACAAAGTTTCCAAATAGAGTTTATACCACAGCTATGAAGTCTGGAGTGGATTTGGTTATAGTCACAACACAAACTGGCACTAGGTTTGCTGCACAATTAACTGCACCCCCACTGCTGAATGACTTCCCTCAACCAGtggactttttcctcacattattttATTAGAAAGTGATTGTTCGCACTTCATAAACCTGAAATAAAACTTCAAATTATGCCATAACCTACGGACTTCAGTACCATCCCAGAAGGTTAGCAGAGGCATGAGGGCGCTGTCCACTGAGTATCTTAAGTTGAGATATTTGCATTGTATTTACAGTGACCAACGTTTGCCCACTTCTGCTTCCATCTTATTTTCCAAAAAAAATTCCCGACAAGCTCCTCACTTCAAACATTTGCTACACCTTCACAAATATCTTTTTTATAGTAAAGCCACAAGGTATTGATAAAAAAAGACCTGCACTTCTTACACAAAACTGTGCATCTCATGCACCCTATTTCTTGCCCAGTCCTTTGTCAGTAACATTGTCTTTATCTGAATCTTTTCCGCTTTGGACAGGTTGACAGCCAACACAAAACAATCATGGTTTGTCCTGCACACCTCTGGAATTTGGAAGCTCCCGAAAGACTTTAATATGGATAGCAGAGTTGTTCCGCGTTCTGGCCATGGGCTCGCCCTCATCACCCTCAGGTTCCAGATcgtccacaagctccacagtagAGGTACTAGCAGCTACCTGGAGAGCACCAAAGCTGCTAGCCTCAAGCTGTAGTGCTATGTTTATGGCACGATTTATGGCAAGTCCCAAACCATGGATGCAGATGTCATTGAAGTTTCCACTGTTCAGAAGTTTCTGGCAGCGACTGAGCTGGGCTTTGAAGTCAGTTTTCATGCTAACATAGACGTCATTCTTACGGCGTGGGAGCTTGTGGGGCAGGCGCTTGCGCAGAGTGTACTCCACCTGGTCCATCTCCACCTCAGAGCAGCTGGCAGTCTTAGCCTCTGGGAAAGATGGATAGTTTTCTGCCATGTTTCTAAATGGTATGAAAAGAAAAGAGCAATCAATAGGCTGCATTACCCGACCTCATCCAGAGGTTTCATCGGCTTCATTGCCAATGAAGATAGTCAATATGAAAGCTAGTTATATCTGCTGGCCAAACGCATCTGCTGATTAATGGACGAGCCTTCCGGCATCTCTGACAGTGATACTGGCAAGAAGGCTCAGCTGGTGACTGCACTTGCTATAGACACCATTTGAAATCTGATCATAGGTTTAAACCATCCTCAAAACAATGCAGAGAGCTAAAGATGCTTTCCGCGCCGCCCTACATGCAGGTCACAAGTTTAGAACCTTGCAAGATTATTCACTGGGTACATGCTTTTTTGAATTTCACAATTTTTGATCTAAATAGTTCAGTAAGTTATATGCCTGCTACCAACACGTTTGACTCCATGTAGGGATAACTCAAACTTTCCCAGTTCATCAAATGAATGGCAATTAGTTatttctatagttttaaaaaaggcaatgCCTTCCCCACAACAAACCTGAACAAATTCAAATAAACTGAAAAACATAAATGGGTGTTGGTTTATCAGTAGATCTCGTGAGAAAACATTTGGTCTATTGGTGATATGAATCATCTCAGTGAATGGAACAAATATACTACAAAAGATCCTTTTAGTAGTGTTTCACTTTAATGAAACTTACTAGTTACAGCAGTCTTAATCAGAACAATGTTACGCACTTAATAAACAAGAAAATCTCTCTCCTACGTACCGGATGATGGTTTTCAGACTTTTTTTGACTGGAATTCCGCCCTTATCTTGTTCACTATGACAGTTGAGCAGCAAATTCCATTATGTGTATCAGTTAAACTAAACACTACATGTGTTCTATGACTCAGTTAGGATCATAATTGAGAATTATTTTTCAAATCTCATTACTGGCTAAAGGGGTGATCTTGGAACACTAGGCTGATTAACTTCTTGCCTCATTAAAAAGGTATGTAAAAGGAGAAGTCATGCTAACATATCACAGCCAATAGGAGTGAAACTGAAActtttttagaactgagtttgtTTCCCCAACAACCCTGATTAAGAGGGAACTGCGGTATTAGTACCTGTTGTGTAATTGCAAACAAGGGAAGCAGTTGCCCAGAACGTATTGTTTGGAGTCAAAGACAattttccatgtttattttgcCCACTGTACAAGTAGCCCCATTTTACTCATCCAAGAAGGAATAAAATTGGCATATTTTAAAAAACGCCTTGCTGCAAGCTGGTCTTGATTTTATACTTCTGAATGGATATTTGCATATAATAAAGGGAGCGTTGTAAGTAGCCTAAAATTGTTACATTTACACAAATGAAAAACAGATAAACAGTGATATAATGTTGCTTTCTCAAACTTAGTACGTAAGGTATGCTTGTCTgcagatatattttaaaaatatttttttttacataacataGAAACCAAACTTAAGAGTATCTTGGGATCAGGTGCAATTTAGTAGCAGAAATCAAGAACGTATGTGATGTAATAGCCAGAGCTGCTGATTTTAGACTGGGACTCCAGGTTTGCATtgcagcatcagctcaacatcctgtgattaatctcactgtgacaaaaaaaaaaactaatgtgtCCTTTGTAATGTAATTGATGCACATGTAATGTGCTCCAAAACCTTCAGGTCGAGTTCGCtctttataaaattacaaaaaaagtatGCTTATTACAGCACCAAtaaaccaaagttatgaattttggacGAATTTCTCAGTTGGTGTGTTGGGGAATAAATTATCTCTCTGAGACCAAATTATAACTATTTAAAATTCTGGTTAAATATTTTTTAGTTTGCCCCAATATTACTTtgctacatttaaaaataaaactacagcgCTCATTGTTGTCATAGTTGATTGTCTAGTTATTCAGAGAATCCAGTAttaaaagtaatgcaaggcagattACCTGCTTAAACATATGGTCAGGTGGCTTACCAGAGCTAAATCGGATGTCGTCTGGATAAACTAtgttagatttatttattttttatttattttttaagtatttggCTTATCGAATTCCTCACAGCTGAGGTTGTAGTAAGGCTTGGTTAGGGGACCTTTagctgctctagtaagagcaatgccTCAGCAGATGTGCAGAAGGATGACTTTCTGTAATGAGTTACTTATATTGAATGAAACTCACCAAGCTCTACTAATAGTATTAGTGACCATATCAAACAAGGTTAAATTAGTGACCTACATATGTAAGATTTCTAGAAGAAATCCCTTCAGTGCATCAGgcatggttgccagcagtaatgtaaaacaagcatttgcaatgcaacgggcttgcatttctctgagttagagctattagcagttgtaaactcccaaccagagttgccacattaaatggaaaaaaagagtgctattgcgctgctacagttcacttgtagtgaaacctatcggcaaaagtgcaattaactatgtaacagggtcaatgtcatgcaaagcacagAAGTAGGACAAGAAATCGTAGACCTAGAAAAaccttgtgaactgcattttagcacgagcaaataagcAAGTGTAAATTGTCGCGTGCTAAAATCTGTTAAGcgtttacaaattattttttcatccAACTACTCTCCCACCCCCAATTACGGAAAAAGTTTAACTTCTGCGTCAAAAgtaaatttccaatctttctcCATTTGGGAGAAAATTAGAGCTGAGCAGGTGAAAATCCCTAAAACATGCATGTTATAGGACCTCCAGCACactgatctgtggaaaggtggcaatatAAAGGAATTACTAGTATTCAAACCCAACTATATTATGAGCGCTGGCATTCTATCATCAGAAGTTTTATATAACGAAATTGTTGCAATAATTtctcgctgcactacatggcaccaatggAGTACTTTTTTTTACGGGACATGGATTTATTTTATCAACTTGTCCCATGGGCAAGTAGAATGCCACACCCCGGAATCTATTTTTATTTCTATATCTGTATGTGGTACAAAATACTCAGATGTTGTTTAACCCTCCAATAGTAGAGTTTGGGGAAAAATGTGGACCCCTTCTCACACATGTCAAAGACTGGAAGACTTTGTGATACATGAAGAAAGCTGAggacatttgtgattttttttttttttttactaggacAGGTCCATTTCAAATGCTGCTGCAATGTAAAGTGGCTGGACTTTTTATGaatgcttaaaaaaaaacacataggctGAGAGTAAaattttaaattgattttttttttgttaccgATTTTACCCAAATTAAAATATTCATTTAACATTTTTTGAGGACCAGAACATGAAGGCAAGATTTCAAATGTAGGCTATGCAGGTGGTTGCAGGAGACACACAACTGGCTGTCCTATTTTACCAGCACTGGAACTTGTGACCTAAGGAATGCACGCTATTGCTGTATGCCACTAATACGCAGAACAGACCTCCAGGTCTtcatgaataaaacatatgttagatgaAAAGATCTCTACTGTAAGCAAAAACTGTCTAATCCAgattataaccag
This portion of the Pleurodeles waltl isolate 20211129_DDA chromosome 12, aPleWal1.hap1.20221129, whole genome shotgun sequence genome encodes:
- the POP7 gene encoding ribonuclease P protein subunit p20, which translates into the protein MAENYPSFPEAKTASCSEVEMDQVEYTLRKRLPHKLPRRKNDVYVSMKTDFKAQLSRCQKLLNSGNFNDICIHGLGLAINRAINIALQLEASSFGALQVAASTSTVELVDDLEPEGDEGEPMARTRNNSAIHIKVFRELPNSRGVQDKP